In a single window of the Enoplosus armatus isolate fEnoArm2 chromosome 15, fEnoArm2.hap1, whole genome shotgun sequence genome:
- the znf839 gene encoding zinc finger protein 839, giving the protein MADNEDDSGSIRTITAAESPGDTAQPLAAQCNQSGDCLPSASAAQITQPRENVSAATAADQSSQPMEGPQTVSGAETSQLGESLPAGSGAPLADFLQSCPEEQSILLGTEFTGLGPDLVNTTIIYVQPDGSLVEGSGLTAEEQQALMDQLTKQQIVQVSDTEAAQLLQQSTLVKPIPVHNTALDPSQLQQVINQVTKSQQQVHIQVPQMPLKQQVQVPQQGLKHQVQQIQVQQDLKQQKQVLVTQQNVKTTTQNNASQQLKSVAQQVAMQTGNSVQVIQKKLEPVRIQIQVPPKQEVKPSSALQQKSVAVNHPQVKLSANGSVSSAQIIHIQPVVGQQGQQFFLQQSPGDPPIQLLLQSPTPVVGSLLPLVHKLTGQTTSAGNAASPGQKPAMSPIRIQTSSIVKTPSTSTAKTASVPLIKTPTNSTTTAASKSPVKPPAVITAVPAQAATPAAARPATVAPPCVTPPPTVKDRDREKEKEKKVKKREKKAVKVQTRSGRVSRPPKYKAKDYKFIKTEDLADSHQSDSDDYSDMSVEEEEGEGGRKDGLVPGASPSPSLTYSHKSRSYRCQTCDKAYIGPGGLNRHYKLNPTHGEPDLPGNPPCNTPRPLRDDSQSQEMTAGGVREEEERKKEDKPVATATNRVEGGPAAAVGLRGLHHRGPGRPRGRGRGRGRGRGRGRDRSLGPPPKVTAGLVSRRGRRGRPRKLAITTVTAEQQAERRRDRLQELVEQCEDEELMDIVLPRLTKVLSLWEMLLAKVERSGPSRTLFPDIYREFESLQAQVRQAAQDYIISPQGGAMPLEVRNIEVARSLGILDEVNRMKVVPGASHSSSVTNKNVRYMENSKMLPPSKRFKMENSVPVHQNGIETPRTDGTIVTPVTSSLKPCSVSVSPLVIPTGSKLLTTTDDSTSSSSGSTSAKTPSTQAPPPVTPMEVTPGEDQGQGPLQTNAQVEPLPASQDQVLSTSDITAQMKELEKALGSSPETTADSKKPHSSTTQTTESSSVQTLASSQLQQRDSCQSESGSCEPKELQEGQEIYIQTEGLTVQLAEPGLDRIMIVNGPDGTTMHIQTPEGVPLEAVQALLGIEASDGAKAPR; this is encoded by the exons ATGGCGGACAACGAGGATGACAGCGGTTCGATCAGAACAATAACAGCCGCGGAGTCGCCGGGGGACACGGCTCAGCCCCTCGCCGCTCAGTGCAACCAGTCCGGTGACTGTTTACCTTCAGCGTCCGCCGCTCAGATCACCCAGCCTCGGGAGAATGTATCAGCAGCAACGGCCGCCGACCAGAGCAGTCAGCCCATGGAGGGTCCCCAGACAGTGTCCGGTGCTGAGACCAGTCAGCTCGGAGAGAGTTTACCGGCAGGGTCCGGAGCTCCGCTGGCAGACTTCTTACAGAGCTGCCCAGAGGAACAGAGCATCCTGCTGGGCACTGAGTTCACCGGCCTGGGACCGGACCTGGTTAACACCACCATCATCTACGTGCAGCCAGACGGCAGTCTGGTGGAGGGCTCCGGACTGACGGCCGAGGAGCAGCAGGCTCTGATGGACCAGCTCACCAAGCAGCAGATTGTCCAGGTCTCCGACACCGAGGCCGCCCAGCTGCTCCAACAGAGCACACTTGTTAAACCCATCCCGGTCCACAACACGGCCCTGGACCCgagtcagctgcagcaggtcatCAACCAGGTGACCAAGTCCCAGCAGCAGGTCCACATCCAGGTCCCGCAAATGCCCCTGAAGCAGCAGGTACAGGTCCCCCAGCAGGGTCTGAAGCATCAAGTCCAGCAGATCCAGGTCCAGCAGGatctgaagcagcagaagcaggtTTTGGTCACTCAGCAAAACGTAAAGACCACCACCCAGAACAACGCCTCCCAGCAGCTGAAGAGTGTTGCCCAGCAGGTCGCCATGCAGACCGGCAACTCAGTCCAGGTGATCCAGAAGAAG TTGGAGCCCGTCAGGATCCAGATCCAGGTTCCccccaaacaggaagtgaagccCAGCTCCGCCCTCCAGCAAAAGAGCGTAGCTGTCAATCATCCGCAAGTGAAGCTGTCAGCCAATGGCAGCGTGAGCAGTGCTCAGATCATCCACATCCAGCCTGTGGTTGGTCAGCAGGGTCAGCAGttcttcctgcagcagagcccGGGGGACCCCCccattcagctgctgctgcagagccccACCCCTGTCGTTGGATCTCTGCTCCCATTGGTCCACAAGCTTACAGGCCAGACGACATCAGCAGGCAATGCCGCTAGTCCAGGTCAGAAACCTGCAATGTCCCCCATCAGAATCCAGACCTCCTCTATTGTTAAGACCCCGTCCACCTCCACTGCTAAAACTGCAAGCGTCCCGCTAATTAAAACGCCCACTAACAGCACGACAACAGCCGCCAGTAAGAGCCCTGTTAAACCACCTGCAGTCATCACGGCGGTCCCAGCACAGGCCgccactcctgctgctgcccgACCCGCCACAGTAGCCCCACCCTGTGTGACCCCGCCTCCAACAGTGAAGGACAGAGATagggaaaaggagaaggagaagaaggtgaagaaaagagaaaagaaggcaGTGAAGGTCCAGACCAGATCCGGTCGAGTGTCCAGACCACCGAAGTACAAAGCCAAAGACTACAAATTCATAAAGACAGAGGACCTGGCCGACAGCCACCAGTCTGACTCTGATGACTATTCCGACATGAgcgtggaggaagaggaaggggagggcGGGAGGAAGGATGGCCTCGTCCCTGGcgcctccccctccccctccctcacctACAGCCACAAGTCCCGGTCCTACCGCTGCCAGACCTGTGACAAGGCCTACATCGGTCCCGGAGGCCTGAATCGGCACTACAAACTAAACCCGACCCACGGAGAGCCTGATCTGCCCGGCAACCCACCTTGCAACACACCACGCCCCCTCAGAGatgacagccaatcacaggagATGACAGCAGGAGGtgtcagggaggaggaggagaggaagaaggaggacaAACCTGTTGCCACCGCAACAAACAGA gTGGAGGGgggtccagcagcagctgtaggACTCAGGGGCCTCCATCACCGGGGCCCAGGCCGGCCCCGAGGacgagggagaggcagaggcaggggGCGGGGTCGAGGGCGGGATCGATCACTGGGACCGCCTCCTAAG GTGACGGCAGGCCTCGTCAGTAGGCGGGGCCGTCGTGGTCGACCGCGGAAGCTCGCAATCACCACGGTAactgcagagcagcaggcagagaggagacgagacCGGCTGCAGGAG ctggtggagcagTGTGAGGATGAGGAGCTGATGGACATCGTTCTTCCTCGTTTGACCAAAGTGTTGAGTCTGTGGGAGATGCTGTTGGCAAAg GTGGAGCGCAGCGGTCCATCTCGGACTCTGTTTCCAGACATTTACCGTGAGTTTGAGTCCCTGCAGGCTCAGGTGAGACAGGCTGCTCAAGATTACATCATCAGCCCACAGGGCGGAGCTATGCCACTGGAGGTCAGGAACATCGAG gttgcCAGGTCTCTGGGGATCCTGGATGAGGTGAACAGGATGAAGGTGGTTCCTGGAGCGTCTCACAGCTCCAGTGTGACCAATAAGAACGTCCGATACATGGAG AATTCCAAGATGCTGCCTCCTTCAAAGAGATTCAAGATGGAGAACAGCGTTCCGGTTCACCAGAATGGCATTGAGACGCCCAGAACGG atgGGACTATAGTGACCCCTGTGACTTCCTCTCTGAAGCCCTGCTCggtctctgtgtctcctttgGTGATTCCAACTGGATCCAAACTACTGACCACCACTGATGACTCCACCTCCAG CTCCTCTGGCTCCACCTCTGCCAAGACCCCCTCGACCCAAGCTCCTCCCCCTGTCACGCCCATGGAGGTGACCCCAGGTGAGGATCAGGGGCAGGGGCCTCTGCAGACCAACGCCCAGGTGGAACCTCTGCCAGCAAGCCAGGACCAGGTCCTGAGCACTAGTGACATCACAGCCCAGAtgaaggagctggagaaagCTTTGGGTTCAAGTCCGGAGACCACCGCAGACTCAAAGAAGCCTCATTCCAGCACCACCCAGACAACTGAGTCCAGCTCAGTCCAGACTCTGGCTTCCTCTCAGCTTCAGCAGAGGGACTCCTGCCAGTCCGAGTCCGGCTCCTGCGAGCCCAAAGAGCTGCAGGAGGGTCAGGAGATCTACATCCAGACCGAGGGGCTGACTGTCCAGCTGGCAGAGCCCGGATTAGATCGGATCATGATAGTCAACGGGCCGGACGGCACCACCATGCACATCCAGACACCTGAGGGGGTCCCCCTGGAGGCGGTCCAGGCCCTGCTGGGTATCGAGGCTTCAGACGGAGCCAAAGCTCCTCGGTGA